One region of Culex pipiens pallens isolate TS chromosome 2, TS_CPP_V2, whole genome shotgun sequence genomic DNA includes:
- the LOC120414032 gene encoding uncharacterized protein LOC120414032 yields MERNGMIDALERFWEPSETPPWLKESLETIAASYQNTRAELNQIDSQQISEYHQLMFYHDHGLAVHLNNCYFLGKLDLHSTQIFLNRCLQNYDKIPADDRDHSVDDSSEHVRELLEEVTEERHKLTASLNSSTHKEYVESCLALGSIDNNSELLPHLQECSGQDKKHLGQLLWCTQLVRLVISLEEAALGLTFQRAEIPAQNETCLARAYHLVQHGEPSKGDSKRPNPEHKPDREEVLYGGSKERVRSTIYSEVVQYKMSLEQVKCAVVRDIGQELSAIDTAFVEDEYKTICLDQCLEEITQSMASFLRGSKEIDILNNLNLIEHMKSWDDIPEHFKTLDYHKELLKLTLNEEEEHSIVQRFKVVCLEHIDNFCESVKGELGLLSCLTSYLSQSRNVKVVAGRLGAREQSPKVDFRNVMNLTDLENNEHLTELKCMVSNLPQGTQLIIEDKIQETIRRFIDPVQVDTVMIDGRAVVEVLGKHIVLSDVLESVENELANELSISEVRFIGWEVFHVDADLVNDIWYGKNIAVRSKLIMVHGTVVWDVSGKHCVHTYSPARSAIAVGGEGSSGLDGLPGESGGNVLILTERMTHCEQLSIISNGGNGGDGQDGGNGQKGQDGVGIKREELEKDFKSPVRFIALASTRAKGAQRMVEQIARRFPTTSKKEIRDSEYFIEACGLEGQRIVFSYCEPKIFQNYSHCYLVYKGSLGKPGGQGGDFGREGQGGFPGHIVVKNIASGEIFNVQKSTTRGQDGRPGAAGLYGNTGLNGWDMGYLDYQIWRLTYYYGEDYKSKFTVKYHDDSRKDSVWCWHKNKYASITHATRPENSFQNCHQRRQFVQRDRRQTSAAVMKKTIVESSFTAKYDQYFNSVDENVLLNIYNRMECIRQRAMDGSVEQRKKTNKRQRVHHLISHQNTEQDIGEPLPKIPSTTKRNTFKSTSLMNSAFKSDSVVNWKQLRHCRIEKSDLHGKLVLFESLKKKKTKLTAKDVHTIGQILIDKYKLLAFEEFSDTFDADTINNDYLELASRYTTICLEEDRKQSGIAWHDSLGTLDEYLFQTTNERQQQKLSSYCESNRKHFPPSVVQAFLLEVAISKNVVPSIQTHLDRYKFFAELQDYDSAVLRDQFAKELVQSTFSNSVVRLWYHGNEDLTLAPKLIDDINRDYRLGNLRACYISSLIPQFGWGQCLQDDQFFETFRSTIVREGPLTGSFRELLATAFGVNIRIYVRDSRGKLSLQHNHNPEANGIVYLLQQNDSFFKLSLNENLMKLEDSRRSRAKKYSEISAHLTSLGEKQLIDSFMADDLLMRSATKSDEKNLCNVNLVEDLVKYFSFGERHTVEKLFTKSDVSNSAHNQLLRNLLLRFDTEGKHISTDEIYFLVNHYLIACAEGLHEETITSWIVLAYPQHYWVREILLLNLERYFKELLAKKSEWRLHLSKVENKSILILLSSKLDQKKPENSLTVEKVDRMLRLLYLSNIKPEALQKLDLPEWFYVLEEIFWTEKLKEIARWPQNSQKFKEASYYTVSLLNNYSFEMIEKLFDKLERHHVTDINIVNTLWNVYNGRCILTEEDIGTLDEVGFPEWLKKMKNQAIDYQERGIAILVQLILENKHASENILKKMPEIKKDIQKMNRERGIINNLLKKDSTNLLTNVKGKIFKGYMSQTVKFANKSTLDKLRDIDDAIHENFSFRLRNSQKLTVLTLLSNDTNTLAQVSTGEGKSLIVVAVAIIKASQGQKVDIITSSSVLARRDAELSKSIYAKFGINVSHNCSEDIEKRKEAYSGNQVVYGDLSSFQRDYLLHKFYQNNVLGDRDFVNVIVDEVDSMLLDRGNNMLYLSHDLPDMDKLESVYVFIWQWVNNSSNGFDSTLIRDAVLWQIYGVLKCTDIGKIDATLSEEKRNFIWNKLVEAKIIDGDGKLMTENIKNDVLGELLGSEYSVYLDRLEYLLTEYINREKCIHVPNYLRSFVDLHLESWIEAAKMALVMEAGHDYVVDVDRSGSSADRTPNITILDRDTGTDLVNSQWEAALHQFVQLKHGCKTYLQSLKAVFISNVTFFKLYDKLYGLSGTLGSHRERDLLEEIYCVNFVNIPTAKCKLFYEDVPIVCKSAAEWTDAIIESTMHMTQRRQRSVLIICETLNDVTALYKAFEGKTSTHIRTYTREYEEFDIGELPPGQIIIATNLAGRGTDIKITPELKKAGGVHVCLTYLPSNIRVEQQAFGRAARCGDRGSGQLIVLDLTESANVMQLKRERDSRELCRISLIKAYYETRIAKEETCFKMFTEQYDELRKLLSTSAVTKGDEKLIEILLSCCLDRWVYWLDKNGKNLVDDSEQRSRILERSLIDFLVELKSLNAASNESLLEWVDTSIPRMIRLGQYLAVNKQRELAHKLFDKAIAMEPQFSEGAYYYKAYALSTEINMTAINEPKIQTFSQLLRKAAHLFDERCVHLMANVIVVERIKTNFKNNILPITAYKEQKQTICKFYGSLTQSIDAILGHPVTGTSFTDDSNIKKGLSLEIFYALLEHKFIQHPTIKENITEDELKGLCYGYGTSAEKLLNFLENCRKNQEKSIEIEQFSRLLKEEMKLPSREDFWKFLLEQGVLRDDEQYIVLDRNVLSFEDMKFFDKKVTQHALKVTKVTPDAGELLLYPDQLLNENVYSKTPLKTALGPVKYAIFKEIGAITFQRKARLNLDGNDLESLNINRYDSVCLEDFSKININTNDAKRILVLLVQLQVLSRQELNKEVYVLRCDYSKIKSIQLGPYKIYEEDVKDLFNQCFCYRIAFQRMLSCVRENKFLDITLMSKPHRRFVADLLASGIIEPAKVSANMRENSVGNALHFLDENSIVNVVQRLDSLKGTMCKLKLDQFSTHDQCASIEEWSQFSLNGVDLLLQKDNITHVKIAFTFLWGATQIASVLLFNPYLRKPVRMAQDISKFTASWKNIYSAFRMACSLYGNDYYKLKYNNFLKRVAFMAAHYIGVGQDRFMRFATHVSEPDKRDTQHMRRLVTPLIRGFDVVSDNSSVIFLIEDRLQLICAKLSDEIRTIVENEETFKDFGECLGNTAQLMGVEKARQNFDTITESHFKRQQYFTNFGKIFEKISENILQIISKSTQRLNIHKSVVSILSDEVNEVTKTSISSHGPKLMMNVGQILRDLSDKLKLQFANEEPVENPTEINSIEVFATDASNRVKEILRERLETIFQQVIHKPVLEKGSFLLMNYAERCIELKLGTEEEANASEDFTKKVQIEKLKKEAEKKRQALAMTPVENLLDQQFNEALAKWKQSSTELERLAVCIRRGKPIDVQYLELCLDAARFVLLRRAVVVSNICVNLANGTEARKTYSSPLNFKGIANDLHLIDNKFRVGQTDKTPGKPTPDSNCLYDCLLGSIFELRSIPSKQFALEISQHLVKMSENETNTNPCLKTVLDLSKPSTIRELCFAQFCQTCFECPSRGVIAYGDLLERAKNRKNYASDWQGRGGAHRVEVVSCYGSQQFVKAGLRRNASTDTIYGKAMSDLREAFLAVYN; encoded by the coding sequence ATGGAGCGTAATGGAATGATAGATGCATTGGAACGCTTTTGGGAACCCAGCGAGACACCACCATGGCTGAAGGAATCATTGGAAACCATAGCGGCAAGTTATCAAAACACAAGAGCTGAACTGAATCAGATTGACAGTCAACAGATATCAGAGTACCACCAGCTGATGTTCTACCACGATCACGGTTTGGCAGTCCATCTGAACAACTGTTACTTTCTGGGAAAGTTGGATTTACACAGCACGCAGATATTTCTGAACCGTTGCCTGCAGAATTACGACAAAATCCCTGCAGATGATCGGGACCACTCGGTGGACGATTCGAGCGAACATGTCAGGGAGTTACTGGAAGAGGTCACCGAAGAACGCCACAAACTGACAGCATCACTCAATAGCTCAACTCACAAGGAATATGTCGAAAGTTGTCTTGCGTTGGGCAGCATAGATAACAATTCTGAGCTGCTTCCTCATCTGCAAGAATGCTCGGGCCAGGACAAGAAGCACCTGGGACAGCTACTTTGGTGCACACAACTGGTTCGTCTCGTCATCTCCCTGGAGGAAGCAGCTCTCGGTCTAACATTTCAACGGGCTGAGATTCCTGCCCAAAATGAGACATGTTTGGCCCGAGCGTATCATCTTGTCCAGCACGGCGAGCCAAGCAAAGGTGACTCGAAACGTCCAAACCCGGAACATAAACCAGACAGAGAGGAAGTGTTGTACGGCGGTTCAAAGGAACGCGTTAGAAGTACGATTTACAGCGAGGTGGTGCAGTACAAAATGTCCTTGGAACAGGTAAAGTGCGCTGTCGTGCGTGATATTGGGCAGGAGCTAAGTGCGATAGACACCGCTTTCGTGGAGGATGAGTACAAAACAATTTGCTTGGATCAGTGCTTGGAGGAAATTACACAGTCAATGGCGTCATTTTTGAGAGGTAGTAAAGAAATTgacattttgaacaatttaaatttaatagaaCATATGAAATCCTGGGATGATATCCcagagcattttaaaacattggactatcataaagaattgctcaaattaacACTGAACGAAGAAGAAGAACATTCTATCGTACAACGTTTTAAAGTCGTATGTTTGGAACATATTGACAACTTTTGTGAATCCGTTAAGGGTGAGCTAGGATTGTTAAGTTGCCTAACGAGTTATCTGAGCCAGTCTCGTAACGTAAAGGTAGTGGCAGGTAGATTAGGTGCCAGGGAACAATCACCAAAGGTAGATTTCAGGAATGTTATGAATCTAACCGACCtagaaaataatgaacatcttACGGAACTAAAGTGCATGGTCAGCAACTTGCCACAAGGAACCCAACTGATTATTGAAGACAAAATACAAGAAACCATTCGCCGTTTTATCGACCCAGTGCAAGTTGATACCGTCATGATAGACGGTCGAGCAGTAGTTGAAGTTTTGGGAAAGCATATTGTGCTAAGTGATGTTCTGGAATCGGTAGAAAACGAGCTTGCAAACGAATTGAGCATATCTGAAGTGCGCTTCATCGGTTGGGAAGTATTCCATGTGGACGCCGATCTTGTGAACGACATCTGGTACGGGAAAAATATCGCTGTAAGATCTAAGCTCATCATGGTGCATGGAACAGTGGTGTGGGATGTGTCTGGGAAGCACTGCGTTCACACGTACAGTCCAGCCCGCTCAGCTATTGCTGTGGGAGGGGAGGGAAGCTCAGGCCTAGATGGGCTTCCCGGTGAAAGTGGGGgcaatgttttaattttgacgGAACGAATGACCCACTGCGAGCAACTTTCAATCATTTCCAATGGAGGTAATGGTGGTGACGGTCAAGACGGTGGAAACGGGCAAAAAGGGCAAGATGGGGTTGGCATAAAGCGAGAAGAGCTTGAAAAAGATTTCAAGTCACCGGTAAGATTCATAGCTCTAGCGAGCACTAGGGCAAAAGGTGCCCAAAGGATGGTCGAGCAAATCGCTCGAAGATTTCCCACTACCAGCAAAAAAGAAATACGAGACAGTGAATATTTCATTGAAGCTTGTGGCTTGGAAGGTCAAAGGATAGTTTTTTCATACTGTGaaccaaaaatatttcaaaactacAGCCATTGCTACCTTGTCTACAAGGGTTCGTTGGGTAAACCTGGTGGCCAAGGGGGTGACTTTGGACGAGAAGGCCAAGGGGGATTTCCCGGGCATATCGTAGTGAAGAATATTGCATCAGGagaaattttcaatgttcaaaaatcaacTACCCGGGGCCAGGATGGTCGACCAGGAGCAGCTGGATTGTACGGCAACACTGGCCTCAACGGTTGGGACATGGGCTATCTGGATTACCAGATATGGAGGTTGACTTATTACTACGGAGAAGACTACAAAAGTAAATTCACTGTCAAGTATCATGACGATTCCAGAAAGGACAGTGTTTGGTGTTGGCATAAGAACAAATATGCCAGCATTACACATGCCACCAGACCGGAAAAtagtttccaaaattgtcaCCAAAGACGACAATTTGTACAACGCGATCGCAGACAAACATCGGCAGCCGTAATGAAGAAAACAATCGTTGAGAGCTCCTTCACCGCCAAGTACGACCAGTACTTTAATTCTGTTGACGAAAATGTCCTCTTGAACATATACAATCGCATGGAGTGCATCCGGCAACGAGCAATGGACGGATCCGTGGAGCAGCgcaaaaaaaccaacaaaagaCAAAGAGTTCACCATTTAATATCTCATCAAAACACCGAACAAGACATAGGAGAACctctaccaaaaataccaaGTACAACCAAGCGCAATACCTTCAAATCTACATCATTAATGAATTCAGCATTTAAAAGTGATTCGGTGGTCAACTGGAAGCAACTTCGGCATTGTCGAATTGAAAAATCTGATCTTCACGGCaaattagttttgtttgaatcactcaaaaaaaagaaaactaaacTAACAGCAAAAGATGTACATACCATTGGGCAAATATTGATTGATAAATATAAACTTTTAGCTTTCGAAGAATTTTCCGACACATTTGATGCAGATACCATAAATAATGACTATTTAGAGTTAGCATCACGATATACTACGATTTGCCTCGAAGAAGATCGTAAACAAAGTGGCATCGCTTGGCATGATTCTTTGGGCACACTGGATGAGTATCTGTTTCAAACCACTAATGAAAGACAGCAACAGAAGCTTTCTTCCTATTGTGAGTCTAACCGCAAGCACTTTCCACCATCAGTTGTGCAAGCCTTCTTGCTGGAAGTTGCAATTTCCAAAAACGTTGTCCCATCCATTCAGACCCACCTGGATCGATACAAGTTTTTTGCTGAACTTCAGGACTATGACTCTGCTGTTTTGAGGGACCAATTTGCGAAAGAGTTAGTTCAGTCCACCTTTTCAAATTCGGTTGTTCGTTTATGGTACCACGGAAATGAAGATTTAACTCTTGCCCCAAAACTAATCGACGACATAAATCGCGATTATCGTCTAGGTAATCTTCGTGCTTGTTACATCAGCAGTCTGATCCCGCAATTTGGCTGGGGTCAATGTTTGCAAGATGATCAATTTTTCGAAACATTTCGATCTACGATTGTACGTGAAGGACCCTTAACAGGCAGTTTTAGAGAGCTGTTGGCCACTGCTTTTGGGGTAAATATCCGAATTTATGTTCGGGATTCCCGTGGTAAGCTATCTCTGCAACACAATCACAACCCGGAAGCGAACGGGATCGTATACTTACTGCAGCAAAATGATTCATTCTTCAAACTGAGTTTAAATGAAAATCTTATGAAGTTGGAAGATAGTCGGCGATCACGAGCCAAAAAGTATTCCGAAATATCGGCCCATTTGACATCACTCGGCGAAAAACAGTTGATTGATTCTTTCATGGCAGATGATTTGTTAATGCGTAGTGCTACTAAAAGCGATGAAAAGAATTTGTGCAATGTCAATCTTGTAGAGGACCTagtgaaatatttttcatttggagAGCGACATACTGTAGAAAAGTTGTTTACTAAAAGTGATGTTTCAAACAGTGCCCACAATCAACTTTTGCGAAACCTTTTGCTAAGATTTGATACTGAAGGTAAACATATTTCAACtgatgaaatttattttcttgtGAATCACTACCTAATTGCATGTGCTGAGGGACTGCATGAGGAAACCATCACAAGCTGGATTGTGTTAGCTTATCCGCAGCATTACTGGGTTAGAGAGATACTTCTGCTAAACTTAGAGCGATACTTTAAAGAATTGTTAGCAAAAAAGTCGGAATGGAGATTACACCTATCAAAGGtagaaaataaatcaattctgaTTTTGTTGAGTAGCAAACTCGACCAGAAGAAACCAGAAAACTCTCTAACAGTTGAAAAAGTGGACCGAATGCTACGATTGTTATATCTCAGTAACATCAAACCTGAAGCATTGCAAAAGCTAGATCTTCCTGAGTGGTTTTATGTTCTGGAGGAGATTTTCTGGACAGAGAAGCTTAAAGAAATCGCTCGTTGGCCGCAAAATAGCCAGAAGTTTAAAGAAGCCTCGTACTATACAGTATCCTTGCTGAACAACTATAGCttcgaaatgattgaaaagCTTTTCGACAAACTTGAACGTCATCATGTAACTGATATCAACATTGTCAATACATTATGGAATGTCTACAATGGAAGGTGCATTCTTACTGAAGAAGACATTGGTACTCTCGATGAAGTCGGTTTTCCTGAatggttgaaaaaaatgaaaaatcaagctATTGACTATCAAGAACGAGGTATCGCTATTTTAGTGCAACTTATTCTCGAAAACAAACATGCTTCTGagaatattttgaagaaaatgccAGAAATTAAAAAGGACATCCAAAAAATGAACAGAGAAAGAGGAATAATAaacaatcttttgaaaaaagacTCAACAAATCTACTGACCAATGTCAAAggaaaaattttcaaaggatATATGTCACAAACTGTAAAATTTGCTAACAAAAGCACACTCGATAAACTTAGGGATATTGACGATGCCATTCATGAAAACTTCAGCTTTCGATTGAGAAATTCACAGAAACTCACCGTGTTAACACTGCTTAGCAATGACACAAACACCCTTGCCCAAGTGTCCACCGGCGAGGGCAAGTCGTTGATTGTGGTAGCTGTAGCCATCATCAAGGCATCGCAGGGCCAGAAGGTGGACATCATCACCAGCTCGTCGGTGCTGGCCAGGAGAGACGCCGAGCTGAGCAAATCCATCTACGCTAAATTTGGTATCAACGTGTCCCACAACTGCAGCGAAGACATCGAGAAGCGGAAGGAAGCCTACTCGGGGAATCAGGTTGTGTACGGAGATCTTTCCAGCTTTCAGCGGGACTATCTGCTGCACAAGTTTTACCAGAACAACGTACTGGGTGACCGAGATTTCGTGAACGTCATCGTTGACGAAGTGGACAGTATGCTGCTGGACAGGGGTAATAACATGCTATATTTGTCACACGACTTGCCCGACATGGACAAACTGGAGTCCGTGTACGTATTCATTTGGCAGTGGGTGAACAACAGTTCAAATGGATTTGACTCCACTTTAATTAGAGATGCAGTTTTGTGGCAAATTTATGGAGTACTAAAGTGCACAGACATCGGTAAGATAGATGCGACGTTGAGCGAGGAAAAGCGAAACTTCATCTGGAACAAGCTTGTCGAGGCCAAGATAATTGACGGTGATGGCAAGTTGATGACAGAAAACATAAAGAATGACGTCCTCGGTGAGTTGCTGGGATCCGAATACTCTGTTTACCTTGATCGTTTGGAGTACCTACTGACGGAGTATATCAACAGAGAGAAGTGCATCCACGTGCCCAATTACTTGCGATCATTTGTGGATTTGCACCTGGAGTCGTGGATCGAAGCTGCCAAGATGGCTCTCGTCATGGAAGCTGGCCACGACTATGTGGTCGATGTTGATCGGAGCGGAAGCAGTGCCGATAGAACGCCCAACATTACGATCCTGGACAGAGACACGGGCACAGATTTGGTGAATAGTCAGTGGGAAGCGGCGCTGCACCAGTTTGTACAGCTGAAGCACGGTTGCAAGACGTACCTGCAGAGCTTGAAGGCAGTGTTCATCTCGAATGTAACGTTCTTCAAGCTGTACGACAAGTTGTACGGTTTATCTGGTACATTGGGATCACACAGGGAACGGGATTTGCTGGAGGAGATTTactgtgtaaattttgtaaatattcccACGGCAAAGTGTAAACTGTTTTACGAGGATGTTCCCATCGTTTGCAAAAGTGCTGCTGAGTGGACCGATGCCATCATCGAATCCACTATGCACATGACCCAGCGAAGGCAGCGTTCTGTTCTGATAATTTGTGAAACATTGAATGACGTGACTGCGCTTTATAAAGCTTTCGAAGGAAAAACGTCGACCCACATTCGCACTTACACTCGCGAGTACGAAGAGTTCGACATAGGAGAACTACCGCCGGGTCAGATAATCATCGCCACTAACCTAGCAGGTCGAGGAACGGACATAAAAATAACTCCCGAATTGAAAAAAGCCGGTGGAGTGCATGTTTGCTTGACCTATCTGCCGAGCAACATCCGCGTTGAGCAGCAAGCATTCGGACGGGCAGCCAGATGTGGTGACCGTGGATCTGGCCAGCTGATTGTGCTGGATCTGACAGAGTCCGCGAACGTAATGCAGCTCAAACGGGAGCGAGATTCGCGTGAACTCTGCCGCATCTCGCTGATCAAGGCGTACTATGAAACTCGTATTGCGAAGGAAGAAACCTGTTTCAAGATGTTTACCGAGCAATATGACGAGCTGAGAAAGCTGCTTTCAACAAGTGCTGTCACTAAAGGCGATGAAAAGCTGATAGAAATTCTGTTGAGTTGCTGCTTGGACAGATGGGTGTATTGGTTGGATAAAAATGGGAAGAACTTGGTGGACGATTCTGAACAGCGCTCACGCATACTGGAAAGATCGCTGATTGATTTTTTGGTGGAGCTAAAATCTTTGAATGCTGCAAGCAACGAATCCCTGCTGGAATGGGTCGATACTAGTATTCCCCGTATGATTAGACTTGGTCAGTACCTTGCAGTGAATAAGCAAAGAGAGCTGGCCCATAAGCTGTTTGACAAGGCAATCGCAATGGAGCCACAATTTTCGGAGGGTGCTTACTACTACAAAGCGTACGCACTGTCTACAGAAATTAACATGACTGCCATCAATGAGCCAAAGATACAAACCTTTTCACAGCTGCTACGTAAAGCAGCCCACCTTTTCGACGAACGTTGTGTGCATCTGATGGCGAATGTGATAGTGGTCGAAAGGATAAAAACCAACTTTAAGAACAACATTCTTCCAATTACTGCTTACAAGGAACAAAAGCAAACGATCTGCAAGTTCTACGGATCACTCACACAATCCATCGATGCCATTCTAGGTCATCCGGTCACTGGAACATCTTTCACGGACGACAGCAACATCAAAAAGGGGTTGTCATTGGAAATATTTTACGCTTTACTTGAACACAAATTTATTCAGCACCCGACAATTAAGGAAAACATTACTGAGGACGAATTGAAAGGGCTTTGCTATGGTTATGGTACATCGGCggaaaaacttttaaactttcttGAAAACTGTCGAAAAAACCAGGAAAAATCGATAGAGATTGAACAGTTTTCACGATTGCTAAAAGAAGAGATGAAGCTACCAAGCAGagaagatttttggaaatttctcctAGAGCAGGGCGTCTTGAGAGACGACGAACAGTACATCGTATTGGATAGAAATGTGTTATCATTTGAAGACATGAAATTCTTTGATAAGAAAGTAACACAACACGCGCTGAAGGTAACGAAAGTGACCCCCGACGCAGGAGAGCTTTTGCTGTATCCCGATCAGCTGCTGAATGAAAATGTGTACTCCAAGACGCCACTGAAGACAGCTCTTGGGCCGGTGAAATATGCGATATTCAAAGAAATTGGAGCAATTACGTTTCAAAGAAAAGCTCGATTAAATCTAGATGGAAACGATTTGGAGTCTCTAAATATTAATCGCTACGATTCGGTCTGTTTAGAAGATTTTTCCAAGATTAACATAAATACGAACGATGCGAAACGTATTCTGGTTCTGTTGGTACAGCTTCAAGTTTTGAGCAGACAAGAATTGAACAAAGAAGTCTACGTTCTGCGTTGTGATTACTCCAAGATTAAATCAATCCAGCTGGGACCGTACAAGATTTACGAGGAAGACGTTAAAGATTTGTTTAACCAGTGCTTTTGCTACAGGATTGCGTTCCAAAGGATGTTGAGCTGTGtcagagaaaataaattccttgATATAACGTTGATGTCTAAACCACATCGAAGATTTGTAGCAGACCTGCTTGCAAGTGGAATCATCGAACCGGCTAAGGTTTCCGCGAATATGAGAGAAAATTCTGTTGGCAATGCGTTACATTTTCTGGACGAAAACAGCATTGTAAATGTTGTTCAACGATTGGATAGCTTAAAAGGAACCATGTGCAAACTCAAGTTGGATCAATTTTCAACACATGACCAGTGCGCAAGCATCGAAGAATGGAGTCAATTTTCACTGAATGGAGTCGATTTGCTACTGCAAAAGGACAACATCACCCACGTCAAGATTGCTTTTACATTTCTGTGGGGTGCAACTCAAATAGCGTCTGTGCTTTTATTTAATCCATATCTACGCAAACCTGTACGTATGGCTCAAGATATAAGCAAGTTCACGGCCAGTTGGAAAAACATCTACAGTGCATTCCGTATGGCTTGCAGCTTGTACGGCAATGATTACTATAAACTGaaatataacaattttttgaaacgaGTTGCATTTATGGCAGCTCATTACATTGGAGTGGGGCAAGACAGGTTTATGAGATTTGCTACTCATGTTTCTGAACCCGACAAACGAGACACTCAGCACATGAGACGATTAGTTACACCGTTGATCCGTGGATTCGACGTCGTTTCCGACAATTCTAGTGTTATCTTTTTGATTGAGGATCGCCTCCAATTGATATGCGCAAAGTTAAGTGATGAAATACGAACGATAGTAGAAAATGAGGAAACTTTTAAGGATTTTGGAGAATGTTTAGGCAATACTGCACAATTAATGGGTGTCGAAAAAGCTCGACAAAATTTTGATACTATTACGGAAAGTCATTTTAAAAGAcaacaatattttacaaattttggaaagatttttgagaaaatttcggaaaatattttgcaaatcatttcCAAGTCAACGCAGCGACTCAATATACACAAGTCAGttgtgtcaattttgtcagACGAAGTAAACGAAGTGACCAAAACATCGATTTCAAGCCACGGTCCAAAACTGATGATGAATGTTGGCCAAATTTTACGAGACTTGTCTGATAAGCTAAAGTTACAGTTTGCCAATGAAGAACCAGTTGAGAATCCAACAGAAATCAACTCTATTGAGGTATTCGCGACAGACGCTTCTAATCGTGTGAAGGAGATTTTGCGTGAAAGGTTGGAAACTATTTTTCAGCAAGTCATCCACAAACCAGTGCTAGAGAAAGGCTCATTTCTGCTGATGAATTACGCTGAACGATGCATTGAACTCAAACTGGGCACCGAAGAAGAAGCCAATGCGAGTGAAGATTTCACCAAAAAGGTGCAAATTGAGAAGCTTAAAAAAGAGGCCGAAAAAAAGCGCCAGGCGCTGGCAATGACTCCGGTCGAGAATCTTCTCGATCAGCAGTTCAACGAGGCATTGGCCAAATGGAAACAGAGTTCTACCGAGCTGGAGCGACTGGCAGTTTGCATTCGCAGAGGAAAACCGATCGACGTTCAATATCTGGAACTTTGTTTGGACGCTGCGCGGTTCGTTCTTTTGCGACGAGCAGTGGTCGTTTCCAACATCTGCGTAAATCTTGCGAATGGCACTGAAGCAAGAAAGACATATTCCTCTCCGCTTAACTTCAAAGGAATCGCAAATGACCTCCATCTGATAGACAACAAATTCCGCGTTGGCCAAACTGACAAGACCCCCGGAAAGCCAACCCCCGACAGCAACTGCCTGTACGATTGCCTTCTTGGGAGCATTTTTGAGCTGCGATCGATCCCTTCGAAGCAGTTCGCACTGGAGATCAGCCAACACTTGGTGAAAATGTCCGAAAATGAAACCAACACCAATCCGTGTTTGAAAACCGTCCTGGACCTCAGCAAACCGTCGACCATCAGGGAACTGTGCTTCGCACAATTTTGTCAAACCTGCTTCGAGTGTCCTTCCAGGGGAGTCATCGCTTACGGTGACCTGCTGGAGCGAgctaaaaataggaaaaactaTGCCTCAGACTGGCAAGGCCGTGGTGGTGCTCATCGCGTTGAAGTTGTTTCATGTTACGGTTCGCAACAGTTTGTGAAAGCTGGACTCAGGAGGAACGCTTCGACAGATACGATCTACGGGAAGGCCATGTCCGATTTGAGGGAGGCGTTTTTGGCGGTTTAtaattga